From one Pempheris klunzingeri isolate RE-2024b chromosome 5, fPemKlu1.hap1, whole genome shotgun sequence genomic stretch:
- the slc17a8 gene encoding vesicular glutamate transporter 3, producing the protein MPFGGLAGLKEQVLKPGKEEVKNTVGDSLGKLQRKIDGSNAEEEDNIELTEDGRPVASAPRPAPLLDCSCGGLPKRYIIAILSGLGFCISFGIRCNLGVAIVEMVNNNTVYINGTPVLQRAQFNWDPETVGLIHGSFFWGYIVTQIPGGFISNKLFANRVFGAAIFLTSVLNMFIPSAARVHYGCVMFVRILQGLVEGVTYPACHGMWSKWAPPLERSRLATTSFCGSYAGAVIAMPLAGVLVQYVGWSSVFYIYGCFGILWYILWLLLAYGSPAEHPTITDEERTYIETTIGETTQQISVTEKFKTPWRRFFTSMPVYAIIVANFCRSWTFYLLLISQPAYFEEVFGFPISKVGILSAVPHMVMTIVVPIGGQLADFLRSNKIMSTTNVRKLMNCGGFGMEATLLLVVGFSHTRGVAISFLVLAVGFSGFAISGFNVNHLDIAPRYASILMGISNGVGTLSGMVCPLIVGALTKHKTRLEWQNVFLIASMVHYTGVIFYAIFASGEQQDWANPEDTSEEKCGIIGEDELAEESELNNENVQAPKKSYGTTDNSSGRKQGWKKKRGVTMQEEEEHYGNGDYQDGYQ; encoded by the exons atgccTTTTGGTGGGTTAGCAGGTTTGAAGGAGCAGGTGCTTAAGCCTGGgaaggaggaagtgaagaaCACAGTGGGGGACTCTCTAGGAAAACTGCAAAG GAAAATAGATGGTAGCaatgcagaagaagaggacaacATCGAACTGACGGAGGATGGACGTCCAGTAGCATCAGCACCGCGTCCTGCCCCACTGCTGGACTGCAGCTGTGGCGGTCTGCCCAAGCGCTACATCATCGCCATCCTTAGCGGCCTGGGCTTCTGCATCTCCTTTGGCATCCGTTGCAACCTTGGTGTAGCCATTGTGGAGATGGTGAACAACAACACCGTCTATATCAATGGGACTCCTGTGCTTCAG AGAGCTCAGTTTAACTGGGACCCAGAAACAGTGGGGCTGATCCATGGTTCCTTCTTCTGGGGCTATATTGTCACTCAAATCCCTGGAGGTTTCATCTCCAACAAGCTGTTTGCCAACAG GGTATTTGGGGCTGCCATCTTCCTGACGTCGGTGCTCAACATGTTCATCCCCTCAGCAGCCAGGGTGCACTACGGTTGTGTCATGTTTGTTCGCATCCTGCAGGGTTTAGTGGAG GGTGTCACCTACCCAGCATGTCATGGGATGTGGTCCAAATGGGCGCCACCTCTTGAACGGAGTCGACTGGCCACTACTTCATTTTGTG GATCCTACGCAGGAGCAGTGATCGCCATGCCTTTAGCTGGAGTGCTTGTTCAGTACGTCGGCTGGTCTTCGGTCTTCTATATCTATG GGTGTTTTGGGATTCTGTGGTATATCCTGTGGCTCTTGCTGGCATATGGAAGTCCTGCTGAACATCCCACAATCACCGACGAGGAGCGGACGTACATCGAAACCACCATTGGTGAAACAACCCAGCAAATAAGTGTGACAGAG AAATTCAAGACTCCGTGGCGTCGTTTCTTTACCTCCATGCCCGTTTACGCCATCATCGTGGCCAACTTCTGCCGCAGCTGGACCTTCTACCTGCTCCTCATCAGCCAGCCGGCGTATTTTGAGGAAGTCTTCGGCTTCCCCATCAGCAAG GTGGGGATCCTGTCCGCTGTTCCCCACATGGTGATGACAATTGTTGTTCCTATTGGAGGACAGTTGGCTGACTTCTTACGCAGTAATAAAATCATGTCTACAACAAATGTGCGGAAACTCATGAACTGTGGAG GATTTGGTATGGAAGCTactctgctgctggtggtggggTTTTCTCACACTCGAGGTGTCGCCATCTCCTTCCTAGTTCTGGCTGTGGGGTTCAGTGGATTCGCCATCTCAG GTTTTAATGTCAATCATTTGGATATTGCTCCTCGCTATGCCAGCATCCTGATGGGCATTTCTAATGGTGTGGGAACGCTGTCAGGAATGGTGTGTCCTTTGATTGTTGGAGCCCTCACTAAACACAAG ACTCGCCTCGAGTGGCAGAATGTCTTTCTTATTGCGTCCATGGTGCACTACACTGGGGTCATTTTCTACGCAATCTTTGCCTCGGGAGAGCAGCAGGACTGGGCCAACCCTGAGGACACCAGCGAGGAAAAATGCGGCATTATCGGTGAGGATGAGCTAGCTGAAGAGTCAGAGCTCAACAACGAGAATGTGCAGGCTCCTAAAAAGAGCTACGGAACCACAGACAATTCATCTGGTCGAAAACAGGggtggaaaaagaagagaggggtGACCatgcaagaggaggaggaacattATGGGAACGGCGACTACCAGGACGGGTACCAGTGA